A single Drosophila gunungcola strain Sukarami unplaced genomic scaffold, Dgunungcola_SK_2 000091F, whole genome shotgun sequence DNA region contains:
- the LOC128265073 gene encoding relaxin receptor 2 isoform X1, with translation MSIVIMHRPSITMALSILLALALTVAEGAEGVAGMATETTRTGIGTKPETEVEMDMVAAQESEAAVREAISLLGVGDAIESVILAPDSGDKCPGGYFHCNTTAQCVPQRANCDGSVDCDDGSDEMNCVNEVDAKYWDHLYRKQPFGRHDNLRIGECLWPNDNFSCPCRGDEILCRFQQLTIIPGRLPQNDLATLDLTGNNFEIIHEAFFSELPNVESLVLKFCSIREIASHAFDRLADNPLRTLYMDDNKLPHLPEHFFPEGNQLRILILARNHLHSLKRSNFRNLQHLQELDLRGNRIGNFEAEVFANLPNLEVLYLNENHLKRLDAERFPRTLLNLHTLSLAHNQIEDIGANAFPFPRLRYLFLAGNRLSHIRDETFCNLSNLQGLHLNENRIEGFDLDAFACLENLSSLLLTGNRFQTLDPRVLKNLSSLDYIYFSWFHLCSAAMNVRVCDPHGDGISSKLHLLDNQILRGSVWVMASIAVVGNLLVLLGRYFYKSRSNVEHSLYLRHLAASDFLMGIYLTLIACADISFRGEYIKYEEAWRHSGVCAFAGFLSTFSCQSSTLLLTLVTWDRLMSVTRPLKPRDTEKVRIILRLLLLWGISFGLAAAPLLPNPYFGNHFYGNNGVCLSLHIHDPYAKGWEYSALLFIFVNTLSLVFILFSYIRMLQAIRDSGGGMRSTHSGRENVVATRFAIIVTTDCACWLPIIVVKVAALSGCEISPDLYAWLAVLVLPVNSALNPVLYTLTTAAFKQQLRRYCHSLPSCSLVNNETRSQTQTAYESGLSVSLAHVGGALGGGSGRKRPSHRQMSYL, from the exons ATGTCAATAGTGATCATGC ATCGCCCGTCCATCACTATGGCTTTGTCAATCCTGCTCGCACTCGCTTTGACGGTGGCTGAAGGAGCCGAAGGAGTGGCAGGGATGGCAACAGAAACAACGCGAACTGGGATCGGAACAAaaccggaaacggaagtggAAATGGATATGGTGGCCGCCCAAGAGTCGGAAGCGGCAGTTCGCGAGGCTATTTCGCTGCTGGGCGTGGGCGATGCCATCGAATCTGTAATCCTGGCTCCCGATTCCGGCGACAAGTGTCCTGGGGGCTACTTCCACTGCAACACCACGGCACAGTGTGTGCCCCAGCGGGCCAATTGCGACGGCAGCGTTGACTGCGACGACGGCTCGGACGAGATGAACTGCGTGAACGAGGTGGACGCCAAGTACTGGGATCACCTGTACAGGAAACAGCCCTTCGGGAGACACGACAACCTCCGGATTGGCGAGTGCT TGTGGCCCAACGATAATTTCAGCTGTCCATGTCGAGGTGATGAAATTCTTTGCCGATTTCAACAACTAACCATTATACCAGGACGACTACCACAGAACGATTTGGCAACGCT CGATCTAACGGGCAACAATTTTGAGATCATTCATGAGGCCTTCTTCAGTGAACTTCCAAACGTGGAGAGCTT AGTGCTGAAGTTCTGCTCGATTCGCGAGATAGCCTCGCATGCATTCGATCGCCTGGCGGACAACCCTCTGAGGACCCT TTATATGGACGATAATAAACTACCGCATCTGCCAGAACACTTCTTCCCCGAGGGCAATCAATTGAGGATTCT AATTTTGGCACGCAACCACCTGCACAGCCTGAAACGGAGTAATTTTCGGAATCTACAGCATCTGCAGGAGCT gGACCTGCGCGGTAATCGCATTGGGAACTTTGAAGCTGAGGTGTTTGCCAATCTACCGAACTTGGAAGTGCT CTATCTCAATGAGAATCACTTAAAGCGACTGGATGCGGAAAGGTTTCCGAGAACCCTGCTTAACCTGCACACTTTGTCCTTGGCTCACAACCAGATCGAGGACATTGGCGCCAACGCATTTCCCTTTCCACGCCTTCGCTACTT ATTTCTGGCTGGAAATCGATTATCCCACATACGAGATGAAACCTTCTGCAATCTCAGCAATCTACAAGGATT GCACTTGAACGAGAACCGCATCGAGGGATTCGACCTGGACGCCTTCGCCTGCCTGGAGAATTTGAGCTCCCTGCTGCTAACGGGCAATCGCTTCCAGACCCTCGATCCGCGGGTGCTAAAGAACCTGAGCAGCCTGGATTATAT TTACTTCTCGTGGTTCCATTTGTGTAGCGCCGCCATGAATGTGCGCGTATGTGATCCCCATGGCGATGGCATCAGCAGCAAGCTGCATCTCCTGGACAATCAGATACTGCGAGGCAG TGTTTGGGTGATGGCCTCAATTGCCGTGGTGGGCAACCTATTGGTCCTGCTCGGGCGCTACTTCTACAAGTCGCGGAGCAATGTGGAGCACTCGCTGTACCTGCGTCATTTGGCCGCCAGTGACTTCCTCATGGGCATTTACCTGACGTTGATTGCCTGTGCGGACATTAGCTTCCGCGGCGAGTACATTAAATACGAGGAGGCCTGGCGCCACAGCGGAGTCTGTGCCTTCGCAG GCTTCCTCAGCACCTTTAGCTGCCAGTCGTCGACGCTGCTGCTAACACTGGTCACCTGGGATCGTCTGATGTCTGTGACAAGGCCGCTCAAGCCCCGAGATACGGAAAAAGTTCG AATTATCCTGCGCCTGTTACTCTTGTGGGGCATTAGTTTCGGATTGGCTGCTGCTCCACTTCTGCCCAATCCTTACTTTGGGAATCACTTTTACGGCAACAATGGTGTCTGCTTATCGCTGCATATCCACGATCCCTATGCGAAG GGCTGGGAGTATTCGGCGCTACTGTTCATCTTCGTCAATACATTGTCATTGGTTTTTATTCTGTTTTCCTACATAAGGATGTTGCAGGCGATACGGGATTCAGGTGGCGGAATGAGGAGCACTCACAGCGGTCGAGAGAACGTGGTAGCCACTCG cTTTGCTATCATTGTGACCACCGATTGCGCCTGCTGGCTGCCCATAATTGTGGTTAAAGTGGCTGCCCTCTCAG GATGTGAGATCTCGCCCGATCTGTATGCCTGGCTGGCAGTACTTGTACTGCCCGTGAACTCGGCCCTCAATCCGGTGCTCTACACGTTGACCACGGCGGCCTTCAAGCAGCAGCTGCGCCGGTACTGCCACTCACTGCCCAGCTGCTCGCTGGTGAACAACGAGACCCGATCCCAGACCCAGACCGCCTACGAATCCGGTCTAAGTGTCAGCCTGGCCCACGTGGGCGGCGCTTTGGGCGGCGGGTCAGGGCGAAAGCGGCCGTCCCATCGGCAGATGAGCTATCTGTAA
- the LOC128265079 gene encoding chaperone protein DnaJ — MEEDHYMILGLSQSATAEEIAKAYKRMALIYHPDKNNHPRTEEYFKKIRAAFEVLSDSESRAQYDRSLKRTSTLRSSDVRPAGTHPRQQTDQVGSPDLFPTLCAVGGVLVGLFMGYNVFRAFNGSNSGNK; from the coding sequence ATGGAGGAGGACCATTATATGATTCTGGGATTGAGCCAAAGCGCCACCGCGGAGGAGATCGCAAAGGCCTACAAGCGGATGGCCCTCATCTATCATCCGGATAAGAACAACCATCCCCGGACGGAGGAGTATTTCAAGAAGATCAGAGCCGCGTTCGAGGTTCTGTCCGATTCGGAGAGTAGGGCGCAATATGACCGAAGTTTGAAAAGGACGTCGACGCTTAGGAGTAGTGATGTAAGGCCTGCCGGAACCCATCCCCGTCAGCAAACCGATCAGGTGGGATCCCCCGATTTATTTCCCACACTATGTGCGGTGGGCGGAGTTTTGGTGGGACTCTTTATGGGATATAATGTCTTCAGGGCATTCAACGGATCAAATTCTGGGAACAAATAG
- the LOC128265073 gene encoding relaxin receptor 2 isoform X2, whose translation MALSILLALALTVAEGAEGVAGMATETTRTGIGTKPETEVEMDMVAAQESEAAVREAISLLGVGDAIESVILAPDSGDKCPGGYFHCNTTAQCVPQRANCDGSVDCDDGSDEMNCVNEVDAKYWDHLYRKQPFGRHDNLRIGECLWPNDNFSCPCRGDEILCRFQQLTIIPGRLPQNDLATLDLTGNNFEIIHEAFFSELPNVESLVLKFCSIREIASHAFDRLADNPLRTLYMDDNKLPHLPEHFFPEGNQLRILILARNHLHSLKRSNFRNLQHLQELDLRGNRIGNFEAEVFANLPNLEVLYLNENHLKRLDAERFPRTLLNLHTLSLAHNQIEDIGANAFPFPRLRYLFLAGNRLSHIRDETFCNLSNLQGLHLNENRIEGFDLDAFACLENLSSLLLTGNRFQTLDPRVLKNLSSLDYIYFSWFHLCSAAMNVRVCDPHGDGISSKLHLLDNQILRGSVWVMASIAVVGNLLVLLGRYFYKSRSNVEHSLYLRHLAASDFLMGIYLTLIACADISFRGEYIKYEEAWRHSGVCAFAGFLSTFSCQSSTLLLTLVTWDRLMSVTRPLKPRDTEKVRIILRLLLLWGISFGLAAAPLLPNPYFGNHFYGNNGVCLSLHIHDPYAKGWEYSALLFIFVNTLSLVFILFSYIRMLQAIRDSGGGMRSTHSGRENVVATRFAIIVTTDCACWLPIIVVKVAALSGCEISPDLYAWLAVLVLPVNSALNPVLYTLTTAAFKQQLRRYCHSLPSCSLVNNETRSQTQTAYESGLSVSLAHVGGALGGGSGRKRPSHRQMSYL comes from the exons ATGGCTTTGTCAATCCTGCTCGCACTCGCTTTGACGGTGGCTGAAGGAGCCGAAGGAGTGGCAGGGATGGCAACAGAAACAACGCGAACTGGGATCGGAACAAaaccggaaacggaagtggAAATGGATATGGTGGCCGCCCAAGAGTCGGAAGCGGCAGTTCGCGAGGCTATTTCGCTGCTGGGCGTGGGCGATGCCATCGAATCTGTAATCCTGGCTCCCGATTCCGGCGACAAGTGTCCTGGGGGCTACTTCCACTGCAACACCACGGCACAGTGTGTGCCCCAGCGGGCCAATTGCGACGGCAGCGTTGACTGCGACGACGGCTCGGACGAGATGAACTGCGTGAACGAGGTGGACGCCAAGTACTGGGATCACCTGTACAGGAAACAGCCCTTCGGGAGACACGACAACCTCCGGATTGGCGAGTGCT TGTGGCCCAACGATAATTTCAGCTGTCCATGTCGAGGTGATGAAATTCTTTGCCGATTTCAACAACTAACCATTATACCAGGACGACTACCACAGAACGATTTGGCAACGCT CGATCTAACGGGCAACAATTTTGAGATCATTCATGAGGCCTTCTTCAGTGAACTTCCAAACGTGGAGAGCTT AGTGCTGAAGTTCTGCTCGATTCGCGAGATAGCCTCGCATGCATTCGATCGCCTGGCGGACAACCCTCTGAGGACCCT TTATATGGACGATAATAAACTACCGCATCTGCCAGAACACTTCTTCCCCGAGGGCAATCAATTGAGGATTCT AATTTTGGCACGCAACCACCTGCACAGCCTGAAACGGAGTAATTTTCGGAATCTACAGCATCTGCAGGAGCT gGACCTGCGCGGTAATCGCATTGGGAACTTTGAAGCTGAGGTGTTTGCCAATCTACCGAACTTGGAAGTGCT CTATCTCAATGAGAATCACTTAAAGCGACTGGATGCGGAAAGGTTTCCGAGAACCCTGCTTAACCTGCACACTTTGTCCTTGGCTCACAACCAGATCGAGGACATTGGCGCCAACGCATTTCCCTTTCCACGCCTTCGCTACTT ATTTCTGGCTGGAAATCGATTATCCCACATACGAGATGAAACCTTCTGCAATCTCAGCAATCTACAAGGATT GCACTTGAACGAGAACCGCATCGAGGGATTCGACCTGGACGCCTTCGCCTGCCTGGAGAATTTGAGCTCCCTGCTGCTAACGGGCAATCGCTTCCAGACCCTCGATCCGCGGGTGCTAAAGAACCTGAGCAGCCTGGATTATAT TTACTTCTCGTGGTTCCATTTGTGTAGCGCCGCCATGAATGTGCGCGTATGTGATCCCCATGGCGATGGCATCAGCAGCAAGCTGCATCTCCTGGACAATCAGATACTGCGAGGCAG TGTTTGGGTGATGGCCTCAATTGCCGTGGTGGGCAACCTATTGGTCCTGCTCGGGCGCTACTTCTACAAGTCGCGGAGCAATGTGGAGCACTCGCTGTACCTGCGTCATTTGGCCGCCAGTGACTTCCTCATGGGCATTTACCTGACGTTGATTGCCTGTGCGGACATTAGCTTCCGCGGCGAGTACATTAAATACGAGGAGGCCTGGCGCCACAGCGGAGTCTGTGCCTTCGCAG GCTTCCTCAGCACCTTTAGCTGCCAGTCGTCGACGCTGCTGCTAACACTGGTCACCTGGGATCGTCTGATGTCTGTGACAAGGCCGCTCAAGCCCCGAGATACGGAAAAAGTTCG AATTATCCTGCGCCTGTTACTCTTGTGGGGCATTAGTTTCGGATTGGCTGCTGCTCCACTTCTGCCCAATCCTTACTTTGGGAATCACTTTTACGGCAACAATGGTGTCTGCTTATCGCTGCATATCCACGATCCCTATGCGAAG GGCTGGGAGTATTCGGCGCTACTGTTCATCTTCGTCAATACATTGTCATTGGTTTTTATTCTGTTTTCCTACATAAGGATGTTGCAGGCGATACGGGATTCAGGTGGCGGAATGAGGAGCACTCACAGCGGTCGAGAGAACGTGGTAGCCACTCG cTTTGCTATCATTGTGACCACCGATTGCGCCTGCTGGCTGCCCATAATTGTGGTTAAAGTGGCTGCCCTCTCAG GATGTGAGATCTCGCCCGATCTGTATGCCTGGCTGGCAGTACTTGTACTGCCCGTGAACTCGGCCCTCAATCCGGTGCTCTACACGTTGACCACGGCGGCCTTCAAGCAGCAGCTGCGCCGGTACTGCCACTCACTGCCCAGCTGCTCGCTGGTGAACAACGAGACCCGATCCCAGACCCAGACCGCCTACGAATCCGGTCTAAGTGTCAGCCTGGCCCACGTGGGCGGCGCTTTGGGCGGCGGGTCAGGGCGAAAGCGGCCGTCCCATCGGCAGATGAGCTATCTGTAA
- the LOC128265073 gene encoding G-protein coupled receptor GRL101 isoform X3, which translates to MRPSSVNFQTWRALLKFCSIREIASHAFDRLADNPLRTLYMDDNKLPHLPEHFFPEGNQLRILILARNHLHSLKRSNFRNLQHLQELDLRGNRIGNFEAEVFANLPNLEVLYLNENHLKRLDAERFPRTLLNLHTLSLAHNQIEDIGANAFPFPRLRYLFLAGNRLSHIRDETFCNLSNLQGLHLNENRIEGFDLDAFACLENLSSLLLTGNRFQTLDPRVLKNLSSLDYIYFSWFHLCSAAMNVRVCDPHGDGISSKLHLLDNQILRGSVWVMASIAVVGNLLVLLGRYFYKSRSNVEHSLYLRHLAASDFLMGIYLTLIACADISFRGEYIKYEEAWRHSGVCAFAGFLSTFSCQSSTLLLTLVTWDRLMSVTRPLKPRDTEKVRIILRLLLLWGISFGLAAAPLLPNPYFGNHFYGNNGVCLSLHIHDPYAKGWEYSALLFIFVNTLSLVFILFSYIRMLQAIRDSGGGMRSTHSGRENVVATRFAIIVTTDCACWLPIIVVKVAALSGCEISPDLYAWLAVLVLPVNSALNPVLYTLTTAAFKQQLRRYCHSLPSCSLVNNETRSQTQTAYESGLSVSLAHVGGALGGGSGRKRPSHRQMSYL; encoded by the exons ATGAGGCCTTCTTCAGTGAACTTCCAAACGTGGAGAGCTT TGCTGAAGTTCTGCTCGATTCGCGAGATAGCCTCGCATGCATTCGATCGCCTGGCGGACAACCCTCTGAGGACCCT TTATATGGACGATAATAAACTACCGCATCTGCCAGAACACTTCTTCCCCGAGGGCAATCAATTGAGGATTCT AATTTTGGCACGCAACCACCTGCACAGCCTGAAACGGAGTAATTTTCGGAATCTACAGCATCTGCAGGAGCT gGACCTGCGCGGTAATCGCATTGGGAACTTTGAAGCTGAGGTGTTTGCCAATCTACCGAACTTGGAAGTGCT CTATCTCAATGAGAATCACTTAAAGCGACTGGATGCGGAAAGGTTTCCGAGAACCCTGCTTAACCTGCACACTTTGTCCTTGGCTCACAACCAGATCGAGGACATTGGCGCCAACGCATTTCCCTTTCCACGCCTTCGCTACTT ATTTCTGGCTGGAAATCGATTATCCCACATACGAGATGAAACCTTCTGCAATCTCAGCAATCTACAAGGATT GCACTTGAACGAGAACCGCATCGAGGGATTCGACCTGGACGCCTTCGCCTGCCTGGAGAATTTGAGCTCCCTGCTGCTAACGGGCAATCGCTTCCAGACCCTCGATCCGCGGGTGCTAAAGAACCTGAGCAGCCTGGATTATAT TTACTTCTCGTGGTTCCATTTGTGTAGCGCCGCCATGAATGTGCGCGTATGTGATCCCCATGGCGATGGCATCAGCAGCAAGCTGCATCTCCTGGACAATCAGATACTGCGAGGCAG TGTTTGGGTGATGGCCTCAATTGCCGTGGTGGGCAACCTATTGGTCCTGCTCGGGCGCTACTTCTACAAGTCGCGGAGCAATGTGGAGCACTCGCTGTACCTGCGTCATTTGGCCGCCAGTGACTTCCTCATGGGCATTTACCTGACGTTGATTGCCTGTGCGGACATTAGCTTCCGCGGCGAGTACATTAAATACGAGGAGGCCTGGCGCCACAGCGGAGTCTGTGCCTTCGCAG GCTTCCTCAGCACCTTTAGCTGCCAGTCGTCGACGCTGCTGCTAACACTGGTCACCTGGGATCGTCTGATGTCTGTGACAAGGCCGCTCAAGCCCCGAGATACGGAAAAAGTTCG AATTATCCTGCGCCTGTTACTCTTGTGGGGCATTAGTTTCGGATTGGCTGCTGCTCCACTTCTGCCCAATCCTTACTTTGGGAATCACTTTTACGGCAACAATGGTGTCTGCTTATCGCTGCATATCCACGATCCCTATGCGAAG GGCTGGGAGTATTCGGCGCTACTGTTCATCTTCGTCAATACATTGTCATTGGTTTTTATTCTGTTTTCCTACATAAGGATGTTGCAGGCGATACGGGATTCAGGTGGCGGAATGAGGAGCACTCACAGCGGTCGAGAGAACGTGGTAGCCACTCG cTTTGCTATCATTGTGACCACCGATTGCGCCTGCTGGCTGCCCATAATTGTGGTTAAAGTGGCTGCCCTCTCAG GATGTGAGATCTCGCCCGATCTGTATGCCTGGCTGGCAGTACTTGTACTGCCCGTGAACTCGGCCCTCAATCCGGTGCTCTACACGTTGACCACGGCGGCCTTCAAGCAGCAGCTGCGCCGGTACTGCCACTCACTGCCCAGCTGCTCGCTGGTGAACAACGAGACCCGATCCCAGACCCAGACCGCCTACGAATCCGGTCTAAGTGTCAGCCTGGCCCACGTGGGCGGCGCTTTGGGCGGCGGGTCAGGGCGAAAGCGGCCGTCCCATCGGCAGATGAGCTATCTGTAA
- the LOC128265077 gene encoding 26S proteasome non-ATPase regulatory subunit 5, with product MEESWWVASLMALESAPQRLEALTRMNTAIAKDAALPRHIIGRLISTPQLYDCASISGDSDKDPAVAVALELLGHCLDQLPLDTADENLPRQLGPGLAHSNPALRALVLARVLREVRRQLSAGHVHLLPNNELLFLILDELKQWNSVASSAAINILSIVLVQRLSDAGVHAKLVELLVGVEEVRCRAYELAVSLAKSNAASLSAVEFILDEALRELDNEDVLLQACVLEILVPLAEQNHGLSYLERRRVFDVISARVQCIDENPLDSLLIPSIMKFFGKVATVQPEKIITGYPHMLDCLFQAVQSEDLTSLPTALDTLANLASSPQGKVLLFQQFKHAVEESFKKYGSYTKTLPAPLKVRLLNSLDVIYTLEAPPTKQINDILETWYESFAGGAQADLIMELINTPFPDLQLAALGLLKTICKYAWGIVALRNTGGAVEFLLSRQKDLHKDVKFLKWEIMAMLAISSEFSPTETVRFTAYVNEGPFYLQANVNIATEPQGNA from the exons ATGGAGGAGAGTTGGTGGGTAGCCAGTCTTATGGCTCTGGAATCTGCGCCGCAACGCCTTGAGGCGCTGACCAGAATGAACACGGCGATTGCCAAGGATGCGGCTCTTCCGCGCCATATCATCGGACGACTAATAAGCACGCCGCAATTGTATGACTGTGCCAGCATTTCCGGGGACTCCGACAAAGATCCCGCCGTGGCTGTGGCCCTGGAGCTGCTGGGCCACTGCTTGGACCAGCTGCCGCTGGACACCGCCGACGAGAATCTGCCCCGGCAGCTGGGTCCCGGTCTGGCCCACTCCAATCCCGCCCTGCGCGCCCTGGTGCTAGCCAGAGTGCTCAGGGAGGTGCGCCGCCAGTTGAGCGCCGGCCATGTGCACTTGCTGCCCAACAACGAGCTACTCTTCCTCATCCTGGACGAGCTGAAGCAGTGGAACTCGGTGGCCAGCTCTGCGGCCATCAATATTCTGTCCATTGTGCTCGTCCAGCGCCTCAGCGATGCCGGCGTGCATGCCAAGCTGGTGGAGCTCCTGGTGGGAGTCGAAGAAGTGCGTTGTCGCGCCTACGAACTGGCCGTTTCCCTGGCCAAGAGCAATGCCGCTTCCCTCAGCGCCGTCGAGTTCATCTTGGACGAGGCGCTCCGCGAGCTGGACAACGAAGATGTCCTGCTGCAAGCCTGCGTGCTGGAGATTCTAGTGCCTTTGGCCGAGCAGAACCATGGCCTGTCTTACTTGGAACGCCGTCGCGTTTTCGATGTGATCAGCGCACGGGTGCAGTGCATAGACGAGAATCCCCTGGACAGCCTTCTCATACCCAGCATCATGAAGTTTTTCGGCAAGGTGGCCACCGTGCAGCCGGAAAAGATTATAACGGGCTATCCGCACATGCTGGACTGTTTGTTCCAGGCGGTGCAATCGGAGGATTTGACCAGTTTGCCCACAGCATTGGACACTTTGGCCAATTTGGCAAGTTCACCGCAGGGCAAGGTGCTGCTGTTCCAGCAATTCAAACACGCCGTGGAGGAGTCCTTCAAGAAGTACGGCTCGTACACCAAGACACTACCGGCGCCCCTCAAAGTGCGGTTGCTCAACTCGCTGGATGTGATTTATACGCTGGAGGCTCCGCCTACCAAGCAAATCAA TGACATCCTCGAAACCTGGTACGAAAGTTTCGCTGGGGGAGCACAGGCCGATCTCATTATGGAACTGATCAACACACCGTTTCCCGACCTCCAGTTGGCCGCCTTGGGTCTGCTGAAAACCATCTGCAAATACGCCTGGGGCATTGTGGCCTTGAGAAACACCGGCGGAGCTGTAGAGTTCCTGCTCTCGCGTCAGAAGGATCTCCACAAGGACGTCAAGTTTTTGAAGTGGGAGATCATGGCGATGCTGGCCATCAGCTCCGAGTTTTCACCCACCGAAACTGTGCGTTTTACGGCCTATGTGAACGAGGGACCATTTTACTTGCAGGCGAACGTCAATATAGCCACCGAGCCGCAGGGCAACGCCTAG